AAGTGCGCCAGCTTCTCTGGATGGTGGTATTACTTCTGCCCTACAAGAAGATCATCTTTCGCACGCGACACCTGCTGCAGTAAAGCTGCTTAAAGTGATCGAAAACACTAAGCTGATATTAGCGATAGAGTTGCTCGCAGCGACGCAAGCTTATGATTTACAAGTAGGTAAAGAAAAGAAAGCGGCTAAAACCGATGCAATCTATCAATTGGTTAGAGAGCATATTCCTTTTTATGCAGATGATCGCCCGTTAGCAGAAGACTTTAAGACAGCCATTGGGCTAATGTCGCAACATCAGCCCTTAACTGCCATTGTTTAAGTACCTCAATCACCGGTGATCGTTCGACAGTTATCGATCACCGGTTCGGTTTACGTTTCAATTGTCTGTAACGCATCCTGCCAACAAGCTTGCGCCCATTCTCGCAGCATCAACGCTTCTTTCCATCTATCGGTAATGTCTAGGCCATCACTCCCTGTAATGGCATAAGGGGTGGGGCCAAGCTCACAGGTAAAGGTCAGTGTGTCATCTGCTTTTGCACGTTTTTGCCAACTGGACATGCCATACGTCCACCATGCTTTAAAGACGTCTACCCACGGTTGGTGTTGAGCAAAGCTAACGGGGATTTGTACCTGATGCCCATTAGAAACCCGGCCATGAAAACCCCAGCCATGATCAAGAATAGTTTTAATCTGTTGATCATCCGCTTCTGCTGGCGGAAGAGGGAATTCTCTTGCCACTACATAGTGAGACAAATCTGATAGCAGCTTGAGATTTGGCATTTCCGCGAGCAGATCGAGTGTAAATAGTAAATCATTCGTGACCCGGTAGCGGTGCGTCTCGATTAACACAGGAAAAGCCACTTGCTCAGCCAATCGCTGCCAACCTTCAATTACTCGAATCGCTTCTTTCAGCGTGCGTGGTCGAAAATCTGCTTGAATCGTTATGTGATGGCAGCCAAATTCAGTGCCGTTTTCTAAAGCGGGGATGAGTTCTTCAATATTGGTTGGGAAGACTTGCCCCTCTGCTTGTAGGCCTAAGGGTTTAAATGTCTCTGCTAAACGCGCCACATGCTGACGATTGTAGTAGTGGTCTGTAAAACCAGCAAAGCCAGCGGCGGCAATTTGCGTTAGCCTTTCTTCGTGGCTTGCAGACTTACCCCCTGGTAATAGGTTTTCCATTGCCCACATGGATTGAAAAACCAATAACGCTTGATTGGTCGACATCTGCTAATTTCCTTTAAGCAATGATTTTAGATTGGTGGATGGGTCTGCTAACGTTTCCATTGAAACCACCTTTTTCATCGCGATTAGACGCTCAATCAGCTTAATGTCTTTTGCAATACAGCCATCTTTTCCCATGCCTGCGGCACCGCGAATACAACCCACTTCATCTTGGTAGATCACAAAAGTGGCTACTTCATTTTGCTGGCGTACAGTCGCTTTTAAGGTTGGACTAGTCTCGCCAACCACTTGCAAGCCCTCATCAAATTGATCTGACCAAAACCACATCAAATCTTCAAATTCGGATTGTGGGCTAACTAGGTGCTTGGCTAAGTAGCGTGCTTGATGTTCTGCATTGCGCCAAGTTTCAATACGCTGATGACCACCATTCATCGGAATGGCAGCAACATCGCCAATTGCATAAATATCTGGATGGGACGTTTGCAAATAGGCATCTACCAAAATGCCATTGCCCACCTTCAACCCTGCGGCTTCTGCCAATGTTTGATTCGGGATAATGCCTATACCCGCCACTAAAACATCGAATACAAACCGTTCTCCTGTTTTCAGTAGCACACTGGTTTTATCTTCATGGTGGGATAATTGCTCAATACCTGCTTGTAGCTTAATCGTGACGTCATTTTGTTGATGAAGCTCGAACAAACGGTTAGAAATTTCAGCAGGTAGTACACGGCTCGCAAGTTGATTTGCCGCCTCAAAAACAACGACGTCACAACCAAGTTGTTTGGCGGAAGAGGCGATTTCTAGTCCAATAAAACCACCGCCAATAATGCCAACCCTCTTGCTAGGATGAAGCGCGGTTTTTAACGCAGCCGCATCGGCCTGATTACGTAAGTACAAAATAGGCACAGCCTCACATCCGGGTAGGCTTAATTTTCTTGGTACACCACCCGTTGCAAAAACAAGCGCCTGGTAACTAAGCGATTCACCGTTTTCTAAGGTAAGCAGATGATTACTCGGGTCTACCTTAGTTACCGGAGTACTTACACGCCAATCAATCGAATATTCAGCGAGCTGTACTACTGTCGTCATGCTTAGCTGTGTTGGGGTAGATTCACCTAGCAGCACTTGTTTAGAGAGTGGTGGGCGTTCGTAGGGTAGATGGGGCTCATCACCAATTAGACAAATTGTCCCTCTATAGCCTTCCTCACGCAGGTGAAGCGCCAATCGCCCACCTGCTTGCCCGGCACCAATAATGACAATGGGGGCTTGGGTATACATCGCCTTACTCCACTTCTATCCACACTTTTCCACCTTCTACTTTGGTGGGGAAGGTCGGCAGGTTGACACACACCGGCGCACCTTGTGCTTTACCTGTTCGGTAGTCAAAGCGACCGTTATGTTTCGGGCATTCGATGATGTGATCCATGACTAGCCCATTAGACAGGTGGACTTTTTCGTGGGTGCAATGGCCTGCCGTAGCAAAAAACTCACTATCTGGAGAGCGGTAAATCGCGTAGGTAAGACCATTGTGGTCAAACCGGCTGACATCTTCTTCATCAATGTCTTCAATTTCGCAAACTTCAATCCACTGGCTCATTTTGTATCTCCTTTTTGGGAATCACCTATGTATGGGTGATTCCATTTGTTATTTTTTAATGGTGATTCGTTGTTAGTTGCTTTGTGGCAATGCACGGCGGATGCAGTAAGTTGGGTCACTGCGTTGGCGCATAATGGCGGGGAAAATTTCTTTGTAAGCCGCCCACAAGCTTTGCGGTGTTGGTGCGCATTGGCTCTTAATTAGCGCGTGTAATTGGGGTAGGTTATAAAACGGTACCATTGGGAACATATGGTGTTCGATGTGGTAATTCATGTTCATGTACATGAAGGCAGAGATTGGGTTAAAGATCACCGTACGGGTATTTAGGCGGTGGTCTAATACATCTTCAGCTAAACCTGCATGCTGAGTAATGTTAAAAATTTGGGTGAGTGGTGAGCCATAAAAGCGCGGTAAGACTACAAACATAGCGGGCAAGATGCTTTGGCTATAGAAACATGCAGCAACTGTCGCGGCATAAATTAGTGTATGGATGCGGCTAGAGAAAATCATTTTCGGGATTTCTGACGCTGGAACAAACGAGCGTGTTGCTGGGCTAACCACACCAAACGCATGCTTAATGGTTCGGAAAAACTCGATGGAGCCCGCTTTTAGAAAGAAGAAATCTGCCAACCAACCTAAAATGCTAAATGGTCTTGGAAAGGCGATCTCTCTATCGTTGCCGACAATAAGGGTATCTGTATGATGCCTTGCATGGCTCCAGCGCCAAAACACAGTTTCGTGTAACGCCATAAAAGACGTCACTTGAAAAAAGAAGGTATTTAACCATTGGGTTTTAAAAGGCGTGCCGTGAGATAGCTCATGTGAGCCATGTTCTCCCGCTGCATAAAATAGGCCGTACACAAAAAAGGCCGGAATTGCCCACAGCGTCCCCCAAGAGAAATACGCCAACACACCAAAGGCAATTAATAAAGCTAACCAAGACCCAAGCCAAGCAAGCGCCTTTTTATCATCCCGCTGCATGAGTTGTTTCATCACCTTGCGGTCTACCGTACAAGCAAACCATTCTGCCGATACCAAGCCCTTGTCTGCTGCTTCTTTACCGCATGGGCCTTCCAGGCTGTAATCTCTACATTTGATAGAATCTATCATTTTATCATCCTCTTTTTCACGATTATTGTTGATTGTTTATGAACACATTCATCACAATCTTTGTGTGATAGAGTATTATTTAAGCTTGACATTACTTGCAATACATAGGCTATTTTGCATTTCAATTTCTATCAAAAATAAAAATCAAAGTTTGATAGATCTATCAAGGATTGATAAAAATGAAACCCACAATGGAAGACGTGGCAAAAGTCGCTGGGGTAGGGGTAGCAACGGTAGATCGGGTCATAAACAAACGGGCTGCTGTGCGCCCTGAAACCGCGCAAAAAGTACTAGAAGCCGCGGAGCAAATTGGATTTCAACGCACGGGTTTAATCAAGAATCGAATCAAAGAACAAAGTGCAGGTTTGCATCTAGGCTTTATTTTGCAAAAGCAAACGACGCAGTTTTATAAAGACCTAGGTGACGCTATCCAATTGCAAGGCAAGCAAAGCCCGTTCCCCATTGCGAAGACATCTGTTATTTATCTAGATGATTTAAGTCCTCAGGTCATTGCAGACGAATTGTTAACTTTGGGTGAAAAAGTCGATGCAATTGCCTTGGTATCAACAGACCATCCTCTGGTGAATCAGGCCATTCAATTGTTGGCGGAAAAAGGTAAACCGGTGATTTCATTGTTAAGCGACCTTACCGCAGAAAGCTGTGCCGGTTTTGTAGGGATTGATCACCGTAAAATAGGACGTATGGCAGCATGGAATATCCAGCAACTTTGTCCTCAGCCGGGCAAGATCGGCTTAATTGTGGGAAGCCATCGATATCTATGCCAAGAACTCAGTGAAATGAGTTTTCGCTCTTTCTTTAGAGAGCATGCGCCAGACTTTCAAATTCTCGAAACACTGGTTAGCTTGGAAGACATTGCGCTGGCAGAGTCTGCAACCTTAGAGCTCTTAAAACAGCATCCAGACTTAACGGCTATTTTTGTTGCTGGCGGCGGGATAGAAGGGGTGATCAAAGGGCTACAAAGTACAGCCTTAAACAAGCATATCGTTACCATCTGCCTAGACCTGACGCGTATTACTCAACAAGCGTTAATCGATGGTGTCGTAGATACCATCTTGTCTCACCCAATGGAGTGGATGGTTTCGAAACTACTAGAAAGTATGGTGCAAACCTGCAAACTACCAGACTTTAAGCGGGTAATTAATGTCACCTTACCGGCACTAACATTTACAACTGCCAATGTATAACTAGCATTTACCTTTAGCGGAAAACCAGATGATAAAACACCTAGACCATCTAGTGCTTACCACTGCCAACTTATCGGCTTGCACCTATTTCTATACCGAAGTGCTTGGCATGCAAAAAGAAGAATTTATTGGCGGAACGCCTCCCGTGAAACGACTAGCGTTCAAGTTTGGTTTTCAGAAAATCAATATCCATGAAAAAGGAAAGGAATTTCTACCCAAAGCCACACTCCCCACACCAGGTGCGCTAGATCTATGCTTTATTGTGAGTCTGCCGTTAGCTGATGTGGTCGCACAGTTACAGACGCATCACATTGCAATAGAAGAAGGCCCTGTTACCAGAACTGGCGCAGTGGGGAAAATTACTTCAGTGTATGTCAGAGACCCAGATGGGAATTTAATTGAGCTTTCCGAGTACGATTAAGCTTTGCACATTCATCAAAATGGGCAATAAAAAAAGAAAATGTCGCTTTTGCGGCTTCTGTGGCATCTTCCTGATTGAGATGAGGCAGGCGTGGCGTAAGATAATTCCAAAAACGTTGCCAGCGCGTATATCCCTCTGATTCTGAAAAAAAACGGCACGGCAGTGAAATGGTTGAATGGTGATGCAAATGTTTTGCAATAACACTACCACCAAGATGCGAACCTTCTAATACATATAAGCCACCGACAATTGCTGACTCACTCTCAAAAGTGGGTAAGGGAATTGAACATGGTAATAACTGTGCTTTCAAGTCTTGCAAGTCTTTGGCTATTAAGGCTGCACGAGGTGAGAATTTTTCTAATGGCAGATAGTCGGATAATGCAATTTCGAGTGCTTCTGTTGGGCCAAATAGCGCTGTTAATGCGATCGTATAATTCACTTCACTAATAGGCGTGCTCAGCAGACCGCGCAACATTTCATGATGATCTAACGCTCGGTGAAAATCGGTTGTAGCCGATTTCAACTGCTTCGCCATGTCAGGGAATATACCGGCAGGCATTTTCATCGCTTTTTTTCTTGCAAAAGTGTTTCTCGGCATTTGAGTGCAAACAATCGGTTCTCATTCGTCCAAGGACGGCTATACCCTAATCGTTTTTCCACCCATTTTTCAAATGAGCGCCTTGGAGCAATACCAAGTAACCCATCATGGTACTCGATCGGTTTTTCGGGAGTTCCTCCCCATTCGACCTCGTACACGTATTCTGCGCGGGTTAGGTATACCCTTGTTTGTGCTTGTGAGTCGCCTTGCGGTCGTCCAAACTTAATGGCTAGCACCCCGGCAATCTCAGATAAAGGCATACCATCTACTTGTTTATGTAAGTGATCACTAGACCAGATCAACTCGGATTGTTCAGTAACAAACCAATGATCCAAATAATCTAATGCTTCAGACGAAAAACACAAACCAACCCCAAGCGCCAGATTGTTTTGCACCAAAATGGCTCCATCGGCATTGAATTCTTCGATTAGCCAAGCACCAAGCTCAGGCCATGCAGTACCTAAATCTCCATGTCTTTGTAGGATTTGTTCAAAGGGTTTAAATCGTTGTGCGATGCTATCTATTAAGCGAAGACGGCGTTGAGATAGATAGCTGATTAAGGTGAGGGTATGGTTTTTTACTTCACTCTGAGCAAGCTGTAATTCGTGAACAGTTGGATAGGCGGCCATCTGATGGTGAGCTGCAATTAGGGCAAATAACTTTCCACTCACTACAATTGGGAATGATAACGATGCCCGTACCCCCATATTTTGCAAATACACTCGATGCATTTCCGATACGCTGCGTAAATCGGTAAAACTCAGATCAACCGGCGTTTCTTCGCCTACAATAGGAACGGCATCAGCCACTACGTCTGGAATCAAGCGCCAAGGGTTTTTGATGTACAAGGCCCTAGCAATATGCGGAATATCTGAATCGGGGAATCTCAATCCCAAATAACTGCCATATGCATCGGTTAATCGGGCTTCCGCCACCACTTCACCATCACCATTATCATGGAAAAGGTAGTACATCACCCGCTGAAATCCGGTCAATTCGGCAACCCGATTGACTAGAATCTTCCTTGCTTCTAACAGGCTCTCTTCATCCTGAATCATCACAGGTAAGCCCATGTATAAACGATTCCGAATATCTGTTGCTCTAGAAGACAGGAACTCTAAAATAATTTGACCATTTTCCCCACGGCTAATGATGACATCGACTTGCTGTCGCATACCGTTTTGCAAGTGCTCAACGATTAACCTTTTTCCGGGTTCTTTGGATAATTGCGAAGCCAACACCTGTAGTTCATCTGGTAATTGACTATGAAGGGTAGGAGGGTAAATGAAAAAGTCGGCTATATTCTTAGCATAATGGGTAATGCATCCCGCTTCATTGGCAACTATCAATGTGCCATGCGACAAAATATGGCCCGACAAATGTAATAACTCTTGCTCACAAGTCGATATCTGCTCAATATGGTTCATGCGGTAGCCCCTTCTGCACGCAGTAGGGCCTCAAATGCAGACGATTCTAGAGGACGGCTGAGTAAATATCCTTGCACGGAATCACAGTCATGTTGCACAAGCCAGTTTAGCTGCTCATCAGATTCCACACCTTCTGCAATCGTATGTAAATCTAATGCTTTGGCTAATCCTAGTACCGCCTTAGCAATTGCCTCGTCTTCAGGGTCTTTACCCAACCCATCTACAAAACTCTTGTCTATTTTTAATTCATGCAAAGGTAAACGTTTTAGATAAGATAATGAGGAGTATCCAGTGCCAAAGTCATCGATCGCAATATTTACCCCCGCACAATTCAATTCGTCTAAGTTGGATGTGACTACTTGGCTATTTTCTAGCAATGCACCTTCGGTAATTTCTACTTGAATCAATTGAGTGGAAATGTTGGCATTCATGATTTTATCAATTAATTTACTAGCAAACATGGGCTCACGGATAGAGCGTGCGGATACGTTAAACGCAATTGGAGGAATCACAAAGCCTTGGGCTTGCCATGCTATCAATTGGTTAATTAAAAGCATCTCCACTGTTTGCGTTAATTCGATCACTAATCCAGATGCCTCTGCAACAGGGATAAACTCTGCTGGTGGTACATTGCCTAGTTCAGGGTCTTGCCAGCGAAGCAATGCCTCTGCACCAATTAATAAGGGTTGATGAGCGATTGCATATTTTGGTTGGAACACTAAGCGTAAGCGATTTTTACGCATGGCTTCTCTCAGTGCGCCCTCTAAAATAGCGCGTTTCATGAGCCTTACTTGTAAATCTGCACGATAAAACTCAACCCGATTTCGGCCCAACTCTTTTGCTCTATACATTGCCGCATCAGCAGAGCGCACCAAGCTAGTTGCATCTTGGTGATCATCGGGATAAAACGCAACGCCGATACTGGCTGATACAAATAAGGTACGTCCCTGAACAATAAATGAAGCGGATAGATCATTTAAAATACGGTTAGCCACTTCACTGACCGACGTAGGGGTGCAATCCGATAAAATAGCCGTAAATTCATCACCTCCCAGTCTTGCTACGGTATCTACATCTCTTACGACTGCACGGAGTCGATTGGCCGCTTCTCGCAATAGTTCGTCACCAACATCATGTCCTAAGGTATCGTTAATCGTCTTAAAGTCATCTAAATCAATAAACAGCAATGCTAATTGTTGTTTGTTTCTACTTGCCGTCGCAAGGTCGTGTTTTAAGCGATCATTAAATAAAGCGCGATTAGGCAACCCGGTTAATGCATCATGGGTAGATAGGTACTCTGCTTTTTGCTGAGATGTCTTGATCTCCGCAATATCAGAGAAGATCGCAATAAAATGCTCCGTATTGCCGTGATTATCATCTAGTAGGTTAATGGTTAGCCAGCAAGGGTATTCTTCACCTGATCGATGCTTATTCCAAATTTCCCCCTGCCAAAATCCTTTTTCCTTGAGCGAAGCCCAAAGTTGCTGATAAAAGACTTCAGAATGTTTCTCTGATTTTAGAAATTGTAGCGGCTGACCAATTGCCTCTGAGCCATAACCTGTGATCCGTTGAAAGGCTGTATTCACCGTCTGGATAATCGCATTTGAATCTGTCACTACAATGGCTTCACCCGCCTGTTCAAACACTTGCGCATTAATTCTTAGTTGCTCTGCGGCTTGTTTAGATAGGGTGATATCCTCGGCTTCGATAATAAAAGCACTAGGTTCGCCATTGATATCATGGAGAATTTGGTGGACAGTTTTTAAATATCTCGGCCCATCTTTACCAGGAATCATATGTTCACCAGAACACGATTCACCGGTACGCAACGCTCTAAGGTCTAACTCCCATAAAGAGGTAGCTATGTCTGCAGACATCAAAGAAAAATTGGATTTTCCTTGATATTCATCGGCTGATAATCCAAAAAACATTAAAAAACGGCTATTTGCATATTGATAATGTCCATGCAAATCCTTCATCGCAAAGATCACCGTTGTTTTTTCCATCAACGCAAGTAGGCGATTTTGTGAAGCCATTAGCTGAGATTGTGTTTTTGCAACGTCAGTAATATCGATTAGGCACGTTACTAGGGTGCGAATATGACCATCAGAGTCAAAACCAGGGGTAATCACTAGACGTTGAACTTGCTCTAGGTCTGAGATAATTTCTTCGATAATTTCCCCATGCTCAATGACCTGATAAAGCTTTGCTGGCAGCTCGGCAAGTTTGCTAGGCAGGCGCAGACTGTGCACGTTTTGGTTTAGTGCGGTTGTACGTAAGTCACATGCTTTTGCCGCACTCTTATTAAAACGAATGAGCTCCGCGTGCTGATCAAATACCATAATGGGAAAATGCAAAGCATCATATAAATGCACATATTCTTCGGTTAGTATGCCAAGCTCGTAAGTTTTGACATTTAACTCTTCATTTAGGCTAATTAACTCTTCGTTTGTGGCTTGTAATTCTTGGTTAGCCGCTTCAAGTTCTTCGTTGGTGGCTTGTAATTCTTCATTCGCTGCTTGTGCTTCTTCATTGAGTGTTTGCATCTCTTCATTGGAGGTCGCCATTTCCTCCACAAGGGTTTGCAAATGCTCTCTGGTAACGAGCAGTTCGTCTTCCATTTCTAGGGTTTGTGAGACAGGGCGCATTTCATCCGGTAGCACAGCTTCTACCGGAATAATCAATACCAAGGTGTATTGCGTACCGGCATCATGAAGTGGGGAGACCAACAAATACACCCATTCAGATTCGAGTTTGCGCTGGCGGCCGTGCTGCGCCTGGTTTTCTTGCCTAGCACGGTGCATCATCGATAAAAGTTCTCCTCGAAGAGCAGGTAAGATGACTTCAGAGGCAATACATCTTGTTGCACCTTCTGGAAACTTCAGAAATTTGTCTACTTGACCTGCTGCATGTTGAATTGCACCATCTCGATCACACAACACGCACGTGACGCCTAGCTGTTGCACTATCCCTGTAAGCAGCATCTCCATCCGACGATCTTTTCGCACCATGGGAATCTCAACTTTTGATTCACTTGGGTTGAAAATCAACTCTGTCGGATTATCTCCCGTTTTTTTATACAAACGCTCCCGACGGTTAATAGGAGAAAAACAATTATCGGATTGACCGATACTTTCAGATCGACCTAAAAATAATAATCCTTCTTTTTTTAGACCAAACTGAAACGTTTTTAGTACTTTTGCTTGTAACACTGCATCAAAATAAATAAGTACATTACGGCAAGAAACTAAATCTAAGCGAAAAAAGGGCGGGTCTGTAACGAGATTGTGCTTTGCAAACACAATCATGTCTCGCAGAGATTTTTTTGCCTCATAATTACTGCCTACTGCGTTGAAATACTTTTCTCGCATTTCCATCGGGACAATATTCATTGCAATCTGAGGGTAAATCCCTCTTCGCGCAATATTGAGTGCATCATCATCCACATCGGTCGCAAAGATTTGTACTGGAGGTGCAATTCCCAGCTGATATAGCGATTCTGCAATTAACATGGCAATCGAATAGACTTCCTCGCCACTGGCACAACCGGCTACCCACACTCTAATGTCGCCACCATCTTTACGTGACTGGCAAAGAAGGTTGATCGCGTCACGCAAAGCGTCAAATGCATCATGATCACGGAAAAATGCGGTAACAGAAATCAAAATATCTTTGGCAAGTAAATCTAGTTCCTCAGGATGTTGGTCTACCCAGTTTAGGTAAGTGTTGAGATCAAAATTGCCTGTGGCAATTTCACGTCGGCGAATGCGACGCATCAATGTACCAATTTTATATCCCGTGAAATCATAGTGAATTTGTGATTTTAATTTGCTGAGCAATTGCCCTAGCAAATCTTGTTCTGGCGGTAATGTATCTGCAGTCTCTAGAGATAAAATCATTTGCAGCGCGGCGGGCAAATCTTCTGGAGAGGCGATATGATCAGCAACCCCTGCATCTATTGCAGACTGAGGCATCCCTTCGTATTTTGCGGTTTCGGGTAATTGCACCAACGTATGACCGCCTGCAGTTTGAATCGCACGTAAGCCCGCAACGCCATCTGACCCGGTGCCGGATAACAAAATGCCCGTAGCAGCAGTGGCTTCCTCTTCGGCTAAAGAGCAGAAGAACTGGTTTATTGAAGGTTTGGGTGAAGATTCTGGTGGTGCTAACGAAAGACGAATTACCCCTTTTTCTAAGATAGCGTTATAACTAGCTGGAATCACACAAAGCATCCCGGCTTTTAACTGCAACCCGTCAGTCGCTTCAATAACGCTTAATACGGTTTCTCTGGATAGAATATCCACCATCATGCTTTTATAAGTGGGGGATAAATGCTGAAGAAGGACATAAGCACAAGGTAGTGTTGGGGATAGATTCGCAATCAACTTCGTCACTGCTTCTAAACCACCGGCGGAAGCGCCAATACCTACGATGTAGGTTTTACCTTCAATGCTCATTTTTGTCCCATCGTTGCATGAAATTTGCATATCAACTTAAGCTATAGTGGAAAAACTCATTTTTTTCCAGTTAGATTGAGCGATTGTTGATCAAATTTATTTGATTACGTGTGACGTTCTAGCTAAGGCAAATCTGCATTGATTGATCTAACGCAAAGCACCGAAATGGTGCTTTATGTCTATTACCGACGGTAAATCGTCGTATGAATGTTGTTTTAACTGTCAGGGCACGTTACGATGCAATATCAATGATTTTTCATGCCGTACCTGCAGACAGACATGAACACCACGCTATCTAATCGCGCCTTAATCGACCCACACGGACGTGTGCTGGAATACCTGCGTCTTTCTGTGACAGACAGGTGCGATCTTCGCTGTAGCTATTGCATCCCAAAAGGCTTTAAAGGCTTTGAAGAACCAAAGCATTGGCTTACTTTTGACGAGATAGAACGCCTGATTGGTGCATTTGCACGTTTAGGCTTGCGTAGAGTCCGTCTAACGGGGGGCGAACCGCTACTTCGTAAAAATGTAGATCAACTCGCCAAGCGATTATCTAGTCTTCCAGGCATTGAAGACCTATCTCTTTCTACCAACGGTACACAACTTTCTAACGTTGCAGGGCAATTGGCTGCAGCGGGGGTAAACCGCATTAACGTCAGCCTAGATTCTTTAGATAAAGGCTGTGTTGAAACCGTGGCTGGTAGAAATGTTTTAGAACAAGTGATGGATGGCTTGTTTGCCGCCAAAGCAGCTGGTATCGCCCCAATTAAGATCAATATGGTGGTCATGAAAGGGGTGAATGACCACGAAGTAGATCAAATGGCAGATTTCTGCCTGGTTAATGGGTTTGTTCTACGGTTTATTGAAGCCATGCCAATGGGGGAAACCGGTCAAAATACCGAGTTCGTCTCTCTACAACCAATACGTGAGCGCTTGGTTGAACGTCTTCATTTGCAACCATGCCATACCGAATTGGGTGGCGGGCCTGCTAGATATTGGCAAACGGCGGATGGCAATGGGCAAATTGGCTTCATCACGCCCTTGTCGCAACACTTCTGTGCTACTTGCAACCGTGTGCGACTATCGGTTGATGGCACGCTATATCTTTGCCTTGGCCAAGAGTTTAAATATGAATTCCGCCCACTATTGCGTAGTGGCGCGACAGATGCAGAA
This genomic interval from Leeia speluncae contains the following:
- a CDS encoding EAL domain-containing protein, whose amino-acid sequence is MSIEGKTYIVGIGASAGGLEAVTKLIANLSPTLPCAYVLLQHLSPTYKSMMVDILSRETVLSVIEATDGLQLKAGMLCVIPASYNAILEKGVIRLSLAPPESSPKPSINQFFCSLAEEEATAATGILLSGTGSDGVAGLRAIQTAGGHTLVQLPETAKYEGMPQSAIDAGVADHIASPEDLPAALQMILSLETADTLPPEQDLLGQLLSKLKSQIHYDFTGYKIGTLMRRIRRREIATGNFDLNTYLNWVDQHPEELDLLAKDILISVTAFFRDHDAFDALRDAINLLCQSRKDGGDIRVWVAGCASGEEVYSIAMLIAESLYQLGIAPPVQIFATDVDDDALNIARRGIYPQIAMNIVPMEMREKYFNAVGSNYEAKKSLRDMIVFAKHNLVTDPPFFRLDLVSCRNVLIYFDAVLQAKVLKTFQFGLKKEGLLFLGRSESIGQSDNCFSPINRRERLYKKTGDNPTELIFNPSESKVEIPMVRKDRRMEMLLTGIVQQLGVTCVLCDRDGAIQHAAGQVDKFLKFPEGATRCIASEVILPALRGELLSMMHRARQENQAQHGRQRKLESEWVYLLVSPLHDAGTQYTLVLIIPVEAVLPDEMRPVSQTLEMEDELLVTREHLQTLVEEMATSNEEMQTLNEEAQAANEELQATNEELEAANQELQATNEELISLNEELNVKTYELGILTEEYVHLYDALHFPIMVFDQHAELIRFNKSAAKACDLRTTALNQNVHSLRLPSKLAELPAKLYQVIEHGEIIEEIISDLEQVQRLVITPGFDSDGHIRTLVTCLIDITDVAKTQSQLMASQNRLLALMEKTTVIFAMKDLHGHYQYANSRFLMFFGLSADEYQGKSNFSLMSADIATSLWELDLRALRTGESCSGEHMIPGKDGPRYLKTVHQILHDINGEPSAFIIEAEDITLSKQAAEQLRINAQVFEQAGEAIVVTDSNAIIQTVNTAFQRITGYGSEAIGQPLQFLKSEKHSEVFYQQLWASLKEKGFWQGEIWNKHRSGEEYPCWLTINLLDDNHGNTEHFIAIFSDIAEIKTSQQKAEYLSTHDALTGLPNRALFNDRLKHDLATASRNKQQLALLFIDLDDFKTINDTLGHDVGDELLREAANRLRAVVRDVDTVARLGGDEFTAILSDCTPTSVSEVANRILNDLSASFIVQGRTLFVSASIGVAFYPDDHQDATSLVRSADAAMYRAKELGRNRVEFYRADLQVRLMKRAILEGALREAMRKNRLRLVFQPKYAIAHQPLLIGAEALLRWQDPELGNVPPAEFIPVAEASGLVIELTQTVEMLLINQLIAWQAQGFVIPPIAFNVSARSIREPMFASKLIDKIMNANISTQLIQVEITEGALLENSQVVTSNLDELNCAGVNIAIDDFGTGYSSLSYLKRLPLHELKIDKSFVDGLGKDPEDEAIAKAVLGLAKALDLHTIAEGVESDEQLNWLVQHDCDSVQGYLLSRPLESSAFEALLRAEGATA
- the moaA gene encoding GTP 3',8-cyclase MoaA, translated to MNTTLSNRALIDPHGRVLEYLRLSVTDRCDLRCSYCIPKGFKGFEEPKHWLTFDEIERLIGAFARLGLRRVRLTGGEPLLRKNVDQLAKRLSSLPGIEDLSLSTNGTQLSNVAGQLAAAGVNRINVSLDSLDKGCVETVAGRNVLEQVMDGLFAAKAAGIAPIKINMVVMKGVNDHEVDQMADFCLVNGFVLRFIEAMPMGETGQNTEFVSLQPIRERLVERLHLQPCHTELGGGPARYWQTADGNGQIGFITPLSQHFCATCNRVRLSVDGTLYLCLGQEFKYEFRPLLRSGATDAELEAAIIEAIALKPAKHDFVEQPKKILRFMSQTGG